In a single window of the Flavivirga spongiicola genome:
- a CDS encoding S9 family peptidase, with protein MKHFYYLVYVLSMVTATLQSQNLSQEDYKRAVSYMYNNYNNKTVFNLDTPVDWFKDGSGIWFIEYSKKGKTYKTVHFKKDQEATLLFDHEKLAKAFLETFKEEIKPTDLSLSKIEYENEKKLSFNTLGKSYVLNLESYKLELKEEKKAENNPLESKSPNGKWVAYSKDYNLYIKSTETNNVHQLSFDGKKNYEYASYYGWYDIMEGENGERPKRFTVSWSPDSKWLATKVIDLSNAEKMYLLDWSKDSLYKPKLLSYYRGSPGDTTMVYEKPVFYNIDTKKEVKTSLPKGTHINSISTNWSDKSGVLFANYLERGFQKEYVKQIDLNTNTERTLITETSNTNIDNFRYFNLEEKGKIIFLSERSGWRQLYSLDLKTYKITALTKGDYYINDVNHIDKSSGDVYFLASGKETSNNPYHQQVYKVTLKGKTTLLTPENKHHAVSFSKDGKYFVDNYSTVHIPTKTILRASKTGKILTELTQADVSEVVSKGWKSPEVFSLLAKDEKTTIYGVIWKPTNFDASKSYPIIDATYTGPHTQVFSKSFDRAFRNQSLAELGFIVMNVDGLGTSGRSKAFHNHSYKNMGNNLEDHILAIKYLGKKYSWINTDKVGIFGHSAGGFDTGRAMVVFPDFYKVGVASSGDHDFRMEKAWWPEMYQGWPVDESYQEVSNITNAKNLKGKLLLVHGGLDDNVNPSATFKFAEALINADKEFDLLILPSQRHGYVGKHRNYFIKKRWNYFVEHLLGVKPIWNFSLGQ; from the coding sequence ATGAAACATTTTTATTATTTAGTATATGTGTTAAGTATGGTGACTGCAACGTTGCAGTCACAAAATTTATCACAGGAAGACTACAAACGGGCAGTAAGTTATATGTACAATAACTACAATAATAAAACAGTTTTCAACCTTGACACACCCGTTGACTGGTTTAAAGATGGCTCAGGAATATGGTTTATAGAATATTCTAAAAAAGGAAAAACCTATAAAACAGTACATTTCAAAAAAGATCAAGAAGCTACACTATTATTTGATCATGAAAAGTTGGCAAAAGCGTTTCTGGAAACTTTCAAAGAAGAAATAAAACCGACAGACCTTTCGCTTTCAAAGATTGAATATGAAAACGAAAAAAAACTATCTTTTAATACTTTAGGAAAGTCTTATGTTTTAAATTTAGAATCCTATAAGCTTGAACTTAAAGAAGAAAAGAAAGCAGAAAATAATCCTTTAGAAAGTAAATCGCCTAATGGTAAATGGGTGGCTTATTCAAAAGATTATAACCTTTATATTAAATCTACCGAAACGAACAACGTACACCAATTAAGTTTCGACGGCAAAAAAAATTACGAGTATGCCAGCTATTATGGTTGGTATGATATTATGGAAGGAGAAAACGGCGAACGTCCAAAACGCTTTACAGTTAGCTGGTCTCCAGATTCTAAATGGTTAGCAACCAAAGTTATTGACCTTAGTAATGCTGAAAAAATGTATTTGCTCGATTGGAGTAAAGATTCCTTATACAAGCCGAAATTATTATCCTATTATCGAGGATCACCAGGCGATACAACGATGGTATATGAAAAACCTGTTTTTTATAATATTGACACTAAAAAAGAAGTAAAAACAAGCCTGCCTAAAGGTACACATATAAATTCAATTTCTACAAATTGGTCTGATAAAAGCGGTGTCTTGTTTGCTAATTACTTGGAGCGGGGCTTTCAAAAAGAGTATGTAAAACAAATTGATTTAAATACCAATACAGAGCGTACATTAATAACCGAAACCAGTAATACAAATATTGATAATTTCAGATATTTTAATTTAGAAGAAAAAGGAAAAATCATTTTTCTTTCCGAAAGAAGTGGATGGAGGCAGTTATATAGTTTGGATTTAAAAACCTATAAAATAACAGCACTTACAAAAGGCGATTATTATATTAATGATGTAAACCATATTGATAAATCTAGTGGCGATGTTTACTTTTTAGCATCGGGAAAAGAAACGAGTAATAACCCATACCATCAACAAGTATACAAAGTCACTTTAAAAGGAAAAACCACTTTATTAACTCCCGAAAACAAACATCATGCTGTGTCATTTTCAAAAGATGGTAAGTACTTTGTAGATAATTATTCTACAGTACATATTCCAACAAAAACGATTTTAAGAGCCTCAAAAACTGGTAAGATTTTAACTGAATTAACCCAAGCTGATGTTTCTGAAGTTGTTTCAAAAGGGTGGAAGTCTCCAGAAGTTTTTAGTCTTCTTGCTAAAGATGAAAAAACCACTATTTATGGCGTTATATGGAAACCAACCAATTTTGATGCTTCAAAATCATACCCCATAATTGATGCTACATACACGGGCCCCCATACGCAGGTTTTTTCAAAGTCATTTGATAGAGCATTTCGTAATCAATCGTTGGCAGAGCTGGGGTTTATTGTGATGAATGTAGATGGTTTAGGAACTTCGGGACGTTCAAAAGCGTTTCATAACCATTCTTATAAAAACATGGGAAACAATTTAGAGGACCATATATTAGCCATTAAATATCTGGGCAAAAAATATAGTTGGATAAATACCGATAAAGTTGGTATTTTTGGACATTCGGCAGGTGGTTTTGATACGGGGCGTGCTATGGTTGTTTTTCCAGATTTTTATAAAGTAGGTGTTGCTAGTTCTGGAGATCACGACTTTAGAATGGAAAAAGCGTGGTGGCCGGAAATGTATCAAGGGTGGCCTGTAGATGAATCTTATCAAGAGGTCTCAAACATTACCAATGCTAAAAATTTAAAAGGGAAATTGTTGTTAGTTCATGGTGGGTTAGACGATAATGTAAACCCTTCTGCAACCTTTAAATTTGCTGAAGCTTTAATAAATGCCGATAAAGAATTTGATTTGTTAA
- a CDS encoding 4-hydroxyproline epimerase: MSRNTFVCIDAHTCGNPVRVIKEGGPDLKGDTMSEKRQHFLKEYDWIRKGLMFEPRGHDMMSGSILYPPHNPENDFAILFIETSGCLPMCGHGTIGTITIAIEEGLITPKTKGKIKMEAPAGLVEIEYQQTKNKVDWVKLTNVKSYLAAENLTIDCPELGELTFDVSYGGNYYAIIDPQQNFSGVQDFTAGKLIQYSQILRDKINQKYPNKFVHPENETIRDVSHLLWTGEPMDSTSTARNAVFYGDKAIDRSPCGTGTSAVIAQRYAKGRLKKGDEFIHESFIGSKFIGRVVEETTLNGKPAIIPSIQGWAKVFGYNTIIIDDEDDPYAHGFQVI, translated from the coding sequence ATGAGTAGAAACACATTTGTTTGTATCGATGCGCATACCTGTGGAAACCCGGTAAGAGTTATTAAAGAGGGTGGTCCCGATTTAAAGGGAGACACCATGAGTGAAAAACGACAACATTTTTTAAAGGAATACGATTGGATTCGTAAGGGCTTGATGTTTGAACCTCGTGGACATGATATGATGAGCGGTAGTATTCTGTATCCGCCACACAATCCAGAAAACGATTTTGCTATTTTGTTTATTGAAACATCTGGATGTTTGCCCATGTGTGGGCATGGAACTATTGGCACCATAACGATTGCTATCGAAGAAGGGTTAATCACACCAAAAACAAAGGGAAAAATCAAAATGGAAGCCCCGGCAGGTTTGGTGGAAATTGAATATCAGCAAACGAAAAATAAAGTAGATTGGGTAAAACTAACCAATGTAAAAAGCTATTTAGCTGCTGAAAACTTAACGATTGATTGTCCGGAATTGGGTGAATTGACTTTTGACGTGTCTTATGGTGGAAATTATTATGCGATCATAGACCCACAACAAAATTTTTCAGGCGTTCAGGATTTTACAGCAGGTAAGTTGATACAATATTCTCAAATACTAAGGGATAAAATCAACCAAAAATACCCCAACAAGTTTGTGCATCCAGAGAATGAAACCATTAGAGATGTTTCACATTTGTTATGGACAGGCGAGCCAATGGATTCAACATCAACAGCAAGAAATGCGGTGTTTTATGGTGATAAGGCTATTGATAGAAGTCCTTGCGGTACAGGAACATCAGCGGTTATAGCACAACGTTATGCCAAAGGCAGATTGAAAAAAGGAGATGAATTTATTCACGAAAGTTTTATAGGAAGTAAGTTCATTGGGCGTGTTGTAGAAGAAACCACTTTAAATGGTAAACCCGCCATTATACCAAGTATACAAGGGTGGGCAAAAGTATTTGGATACAACACCATTATTATTGATGATGAAGACGACCCGTATGCACATGGATTTCAAGTCATTTAA
- a CDS encoding DUF885 domain-containing protein, with protein MNYFKCYTLILLCVIYSCNKKKVANHPESLQALINSNQDHKGYDEETYPLGLFTKNYYKAEAEYAESKLDELSKIEVSGLNETEQISLDLLKFILQDKIDYYTFECYLNPLLSDAGFHVDLTYNVKPFANYEQIKEYLNKLRAIPEFVNQHITNLREGLEKGVSQSLVIFKGYESSYNDHIVDNYEDSFYYSPFKNLPENLTIAQKDSVLLVAKGTIETVVTPQFKRIKNFFETEYLPKTRISLGALNLPNGRAFYQNRINFYTTSTTYTADAIHQIGLTEVARIKAEMQKIINALNFKGSFADFLQFLRTDPQFYAKSPKQLLVIARDIAKRADAQLPKFFKTLPRKPYGVAPVPDAIAPKYTGGRYVGTSKNSTEPGYYWVNTYDLPSRPLYTLPALTVHEAVPGHHLQGSLNNELGDSIPQFRKDLYLSAYGEGWGLYSEFLAEDMALYTTPYEQFGKLTYEMWRACRLVVDTGIHAKGWTRQQVVDYLASNTALSIHEVNTETDRYISWPGQALSYKIGELKIRELRKKAKEILGAKFDIREFHEIILEQGTVTLAILEKRIHKYIDEVKNE; from the coding sequence ATGAATTATTTTAAATGTTATACACTCATATTGCTATGCGTTATATATAGTTGCAATAAAAAAAAAGTAGCTAATCATCCTGAAAGTTTACAAGCTCTGATCAATAGCAATCAAGACCATAAAGGGTATGACGAAGAAACATACCCTTTAGGTCTTTTTACTAAAAATTATTACAAAGCTGAAGCTGAATATGCGGAATCAAAATTAGACGAATTATCTAAAATAGAAGTTTCTGGTTTAAATGAAACAGAACAAATTTCATTAGACCTTTTAAAGTTTATTCTTCAAGATAAAATAGACTATTACACGTTTGAGTGCTATTTAAACCCTTTACTTTCCGATGCTGGTTTTCATGTGGATTTAACTTACAACGTTAAACCTTTTGCCAATTACGAACAAATAAAAGAATATTTGAATAAATTACGTGCCATTCCAGAATTTGTAAATCAACATATTACAAATTTGCGTGAAGGCTTAGAAAAAGGGGTTTCTCAATCGCTGGTTATTTTCAAAGGGTATGAATCTTCATATAACGATCATATTGTTGATAATTATGAGGATAGTTTTTATTATTCGCCATTTAAAAATCTGCCTGAAAATTTAACTATAGCACAAAAAGATTCTGTATTGTTAGTTGCAAAAGGCACTATTGAAACTGTTGTTACACCTCAATTTAAAAGAATAAAAAACTTTTTTGAAACCGAATACCTGCCAAAAACAAGAATCTCATTAGGCGCATTAAATTTACCTAACGGAAGGGCATTTTATCAAAACCGGATCAACTTTTATACTACAAGCACAACATATACTGCTGATGCTATTCATCAAATTGGTTTAACCGAAGTTGCTCGTATAAAGGCAGAAATGCAAAAAATTATTAATGCGTTAAATTTTAAAGGAAGCTTTGCGGATTTTTTGCAATTTTTAAGAACCGATCCGCAGTTTTATGCTAAAAGTCCAAAGCAATTATTAGTGATTGCCAGAGATATAGCGAAACGCGCAGATGCACAATTGCCAAAATTCTTTAAAACCTTACCGAGGAAGCCTTATGGCGTAGCTCCTGTACCAGATGCGATTGCACCAAAATATACAGGTGGGCGTTATGTAGGGACCTCAAAAAACAGCACAGAACCTGGGTATTACTGGGTAAATACCTACGATTTGCCAAGCAGACCTTTGTATACTTTACCGGCATTAACAGTTCACGAAGCGGTTCCAGGACATCATTTACAAGGGAGTTTAAATAATGAGTTAGGAGATAGTATCCCGCAGTTTAGAAAAGATTTGTATTTGTCTGCCTATGGCGAAGGCTGGGGATTATATTCAGAATTTCTTGCCGAAGACATGGCATTGTACACGACACCTTATGAGCAATTTGGTAAATTAACCTATGAAATGTGGCGCGCCTGCCGTTTGGTAGTCGATACCGGTATTCATGCCAAAGGTTGGACACGGCAACAAGTAGTGGATTATCTAGCATCAAATACTGCCTTATCAATACATGAGGTAAATACAGAAACAGACCGTTATATATCATGGCCAGGACAGGCGTTATCCTATAAAATAGGAGAACTTAAAATTAGGGAATTAAGGAAAAAAGCCAAAGAAATATTAGGCGCTAAATTTGATATTCGTGAATTTCATGAAATTATTTTAGAACAAGGCACGGTGACTTTGGCTATCCTAGAAAAAAGAATACATAAATATATTGATGAAGTAAAGAATGAGTAG
- a CDS encoding aldehyde dehydrogenase (NADP(+)) yields the protein MITGKNYIGNTLKASGNVTHKTVNPKLNIENPTPFYEATAEEVDEAVQLAWSAFKTYRRISGEKRAAFLNAIADEILALDQELLDVYTTESGLPEGRAIGERGRTIFQLRSFAELVANEDWRENTIDEAIPDRTPLPKDDLRRTLIPLGPVVVFAASNFPLAFSTAGGDTASALASGCPVIVKAHAMHSGTAELVASAIIKAAEKTGMTNGIFSNIMGRGRTVGTTLVKHTKIKAVGFTGSISGGRALFDVASQREEPIPVFAEMGSINPVIITSKAIENRSEAIATTYAGSITLGAGQFCTNPGLILTVEGDKTQQFIKDLAEKTVAINPQCMLHPNIKSGFVENSNSVSSQTGAKVVGKVEGAIEANYAASQIASVMGKDFLANPKLHQEVFGPFSLVVRAENEDELIQIINGLEGQLTGTIIAEEEDYANLHDVIDALENRVGRIIFNGVPTGVEVCPSMQHGGPYPASTDSRFTAVGTNSIKRWVRPVSYQSFPNELLPTALKR from the coding sequence ATGATAACAGGAAAAAATTATATAGGTAACACGCTTAAAGCAAGTGGAAATGTGACACATAAAACGGTAAATCCCAAGCTAAATATTGAGAATCCAACGCCTTTTTATGAGGCTACGGCAGAAGAGGTCGATGAGGCTGTTCAATTGGCATGGTCTGCTTTTAAAACGTATAGAAGAATATCAGGAGAAAAAAGAGCTGCATTTCTAAATGCCATTGCCGATGAAATTTTGGCCTTAGACCAAGAACTATTAGATGTTTATACTACAGAATCCGGATTGCCGGAAGGAAGGGCGATTGGAGAACGTGGTAGAACTATATTTCAGTTACGTTCTTTTGCAGAATTAGTAGCTAACGAAGATTGGAGGGAAAATACCATAGATGAAGCCATCCCGGATAGAACACCACTACCCAAAGATGACTTGAGACGCACACTAATCCCATTAGGACCAGTTGTTGTTTTTGCAGCAAGTAATTTTCCTTTGGCGTTTTCAACAGCAGGGGGGGATACTGCTAGTGCATTAGCTTCAGGGTGTCCGGTTATAGTTAAAGCACATGCAATGCATTCGGGAACTGCCGAATTAGTGGCATCGGCGATTATTAAAGCTGCTGAAAAAACAGGCATGACAAATGGTATATTTTCAAATATTATGGGGCGCGGAAGAACCGTTGGTACGACGTTAGTAAAGCATACTAAAATAAAAGCTGTTGGTTTTACAGGAAGTATATCTGGCGGTAGAGCCCTTTTTGATGTAGCATCTCAACGAGAAGAGCCTATTCCGGTTTTTGCTGAAATGGGAAGTATAAATCCTGTTATTATCACATCAAAAGCCATAGAAAACAGGTCGGAAGCCATTGCAACGACCTATGCAGGTTCTATTACCCTAGGCGCAGGACAATTTTGTACCAACCCAGGTTTAATACTAACAGTTGAGGGCGATAAAACGCAACAGTTCATTAAAGATTTAGCTGAAAAAACGGTAGCCATCAATCCGCAATGTATGCTGCATCCAAATATAAAAAGCGGATTTGTTGAAAACAGCAATAGCGTGTCTTCCCAGACAGGAGCAAAAGTTGTTGGAAAAGTTGAAGGGGCTATTGAAGCTAACTATGCTGCATCACAAATAGCGAGTGTTATGGGGAAGGATTTTTTAGCAAATCCTAAATTACATCAAGAAGTTTTTGGACCATTTTCATTGGTGGTAAGAGCTGAAAATGAAGATGAATTAATCCAAATCATAAACGGATTAGAAGGGCAATTAACAGGAACCATTATTGCCGAAGAAGAAGATTATGCAAATCTTCATGATGTCATAGATGCACTTGAAAACCGAGTTGGAAGAATCATTTTTAATGGCGTTCCTACAGGGGTAGAGGTGTGTCCATCTATGCAACACGGTGGACCATATCCAGCATCAACAGATTCAAGATTTACGGCAGTTGGAACCAATTCCATAAAACGATGGGTACGACCAGTAAGTTATCAATCGTTCCCTAATGAATTGTTACCGACAGCTTTAAAGCGATAG
- a CDS encoding DUF1272 domain-containing protein, producing the protein MLEKIPTCRICNKSLPFDSQEEMICTFCKECVETTLQQACLNK; encoded by the coding sequence ATGTTAGAAAAAATACCAACATGTAGAATTTGTAACAAGTCATTACCATTTGATTCTCAAGAGGAAATGATTTGTACGTTTTGTAAAGAATGTGTTGAAACTACTTTACAGCAAGCGTGTTTGAACAAATAG
- a CDS encoding dihydrodipicolinate synthase family protein produces the protein MSIQWKGVMPAVTTQFTVDDALDLDLFKVNIKTQLDAGVNGIVLGGTLGEASTLTDEERRILTRETVALVNGKVPVLMNIAEQTTKAAINLAKAAEEDGAKGLMMLPPMRYKASDEEVIEYFKTVANSTTLPIMIYNNPVDYKIEVTLDMFAELLETCPNIQAVKESTRDTTNITRIKNRFGDRLAIMTGVDTLALESLLIGADGWVAGLVDAFPAETVAIYELQKVGRIQEAIEIYRWFMPLLELDISPKLVQYIKMASVYTGIGSEYVRAPRLVLEGHERERVVKIIKDALEVRPILPEYKNLAVLT, from the coding sequence ATGAGTATTCAATGGAAGGGAGTAATGCCCGCAGTAACAACACAATTCACAGTTGATGATGCGTTGGATTTAGATTTATTTAAAGTAAATATTAAAACACAGTTAGATGCAGGTGTTAACGGTATTGTATTAGGCGGAACACTTGGTGAAGCAAGTACCTTAACTGATGAAGAAAGACGCATTCTTACAAGAGAGACTGTGGCTTTGGTAAATGGAAAAGTGCCAGTATTAATGAATATTGCAGAACAAACTACCAAAGCAGCTATTAATTTAGCAAAAGCAGCAGAAGAAGATGGTGCTAAAGGTTTGATGATGTTGCCGCCAATGCGTTATAAAGCAAGTGATGAAGAGGTTATAGAATATTTTAAAACAGTTGCAAATAGTACAACTTTGCCAATCATGATTTATAACAATCCAGTTGACTATAAAATTGAAGTAACCTTAGACATGTTTGCTGAATTATTAGAAACATGCCCTAATATTCAGGCGGTAAAAGAATCTACTAGGGATACTACAAATATCACTAGAATAAAAAACAGATTTGGAGATAGATTAGCAATCATGACTGGCGTAGATACTTTAGCATTAGAAAGCTTGTTAATTGGAGCGGATGGATGGGTAGCAGGTTTAGTAGATGCATTTCCGGCTGAAACTGTTGCTATTTACGAATTGCAAAAAGTAGGAAGAATTCAAGAAGCTATTGAAATTTACAGATGGTTTATGCCTTTATTAGAGTTAGATATTAGCCCTAAATTAGTGCAGTATATTAAAATGGCATCTGTTTATACAGGAATAGGGTCAGAGTATGTAAGAGCACCAAGATTGGTATTAGAAGGTCACGAGAGAGAGAGAGTTGTGAAAATAATTAAAGATGCACTTGAGGTAAGACCAATATTACCAGAATATAAAAATTTAGCTGTTTTAACATAA
- a CDS encoding AraC family transcriptional regulator, producing the protein MKVLPFKIPKPKHAAFIFQTDINESFYDKLHQHEEIQLSLIIEGEGTLVIGDTVNYYSKGDVLVIGSHLPHVFKSDTKASKTSKMLSLFFIKSAFGDYFFDLEELKEVDAFFKRAKYGFKITSNKEQLLNLYNKFDNNTKFDQFLIFLEILKICSTANYTSLSSFIYDKKYSEIEGKRMRDIFEYTMTHFNDDITLNSVADVANMTKNAFCKYFKKRTNKTYFQFLNELRIEHACKLLIYKEELQINEIADLSGYKNLSNFNRQFKILKQLSPSDFRKNRN; encoded by the coding sequence ATGAAAGTTTTACCCTTTAAAATACCAAAACCTAAGCACGCAGCTTTTATCTTTCAAACAGATATTAACGAGTCTTTTTATGATAAATTGCACCAACATGAAGAAATCCAACTAAGTCTAATTATTGAAGGAGAAGGCACACTTGTTATTGGTGACACTGTAAATTATTATAGTAAAGGGGATGTTTTAGTTATTGGAAGTCATTTACCGCATGTTTTTAAAAGTGATACAAAAGCATCAAAAACCTCTAAAATGCTTTCTCTTTTTTTTATAAAGTCTGCTTTTGGAGACTATTTTTTCGATCTTGAGGAATTAAAAGAAGTAGACGCTTTTTTTAAACGCGCAAAATATGGGTTTAAAATAACATCAAACAAAGAGCAGCTTCTAAATTTATATAATAAGTTTGATAACAATACAAAGTTTGATCAATTTTTAATATTTCTAGAAATATTAAAAATATGTTCAACTGCTAACTATACTAGTTTATCCTCTTTTATTTATGATAAAAAATATTCTGAAATTGAAGGAAAAAGAATGCGTGACATTTTTGAATACACCATGACTCATTTCAATGATGATATTACTTTAAATTCTGTTGCCGACGTAGCAAACATGACTAAAAATGCATTCTGTAAGTACTTTAAGAAACGGACAAATAAAACATATTTTCAGTTCTTAAATGAATTAAGAATAGAACACGCCTGTAAGCTTTTAATTTATAAAGAAGAACTGCAAATTAATGAAATAGCGGATTTATCTGGTTATAAAAATTTATCAAATTTTAATAGACAGTTTAAAATACTAAAACAACTTTCACCATCTGATTTTAGGAAAAACAGAAATTAA
- a CDS encoding Crp/Fnr family transcriptional regulator — translation MFVESLHHEEIIKKGDLFLRYGQKNWKIGKVVSGVLRGYAIDEMGNEMTTHFYREGDMVFGNYIPDVACSMNIEAIEESIITTAIFSEIMSHVNKNEEITKIMNTSFHKLNTQLQSRLIALSNLKSIEKYTLFLKEYPNLLNRVPHYHIANFLGITPTQLSRARKEFAEK, via the coding sequence ATGTTTGTAGAATCTTTACATCATGAAGAGATAATAAAGAAAGGAGATCTTTTTCTTAGATATGGACAAAAGAATTGGAAAATAGGAAAAGTTGTATCTGGAGTATTAAGAGGTTATGCCATAGATGAAATGGGGAATGAAATGACCACTCATTTTTATCGAGAAGGAGACATGGTTTTTGGTAACTATATACCTGATGTTGCTTGTTCTATGAATATTGAAGCCATTGAAGAATCAATAATTACAACAGCAATTTTTAGTGAAATAATGTCACATGTAAATAAAAATGAAGAGATTACTAAAATAATGAATACTTCTTTTCACAAATTAAATACACAATTACAATCAAGACTTATTGCTCTTTCCAATTTAAAATCTATTGAAAAATATACTTTGTTTTTAAAAGAATATCCTAATCTTCTAAATAGGGTGCCTCACTATCATATCGCTAACTTTTTGGGAATAACGCCAACACAATTAAGTAGAGCAAGAAAAGAATTCGCGGAAAAATAA
- a CDS encoding sigma-70 family RNA polymerase sigma factor: MQNQVTQLYNPLLGYVKKRVRNLEDAEDLTQDVFLKLSKSNNNGVDNLKSWVYTIAKNTITDYYRKKQLQTNTIEEDRFFDSETNEGAGMELSKCVNSFINQLPEEYIELMTLSELKEIPQKEIAERLDMNYVTVRSKIQRGRKKLKKLFEDCCTILQGGKGSILDFQSKDACDNQSSCS, encoded by the coding sequence ATGCAAAATCAAGTTACACAACTATATAATCCATTACTAGGCTATGTTAAAAAACGTGTTCGCAATCTGGAAGATGCAGAAGATTTAACTCAAGACGTGTTTTTAAAATTATCCAAATCAAATAACAATGGTGTTGATAATCTTAAAAGTTGGGTATATACTATTGCCAAAAATACCATTACTGATTACTATAGAAAGAAACAATTACAAACAAATACAATTGAAGAAGACCGTTTTTTTGATTCTGAAACCAATGAAGGTGCAGGTATGGAGTTAAGTAAATGTGTTAACTCTTTTATAAATCAGTTGCCGGAAGAATATATAGAGCTAATGACATTATCAGAACTAAAGGAGATCCCTCAAAAAGAAATTGCTGAACGGCTTGATATGAACTATGTAACGGTACGTTCTAAAATTCAACGAGGCCGTAAAAAATTGAAGAAGCTGTTCGAGGATTGTTGTACAATTTTACAAGGGGGTAAAGGAAGTATTTTAGATTTTCAGTCTAAAGATGCATGTGATAATCAATCATCCTGTTCCTAA
- a CDS encoding MFS transporter, giving the protein MLAAQTKINKKESSSFRGALRASGVMAFAGLGDALLYPVLPVYGKELGFSVFFIGVLLSINRFVRILTNTHIANLVKQIGMRNMLLITSSLAVITTFMYGLKLGLISFLIARILWGLSYSGLKIATLKYASQAKKKTGLAFGLSQSIKSLGALFVLWFGPIVIMEYGIQNGLFIVASISLLGIVLACSLPIIANEKPYNKVRNRITFYPSAMNLLVLILSISIDGVLVVTLAYLLSSNSMSSSQLLMLLGFYLLLKRLFVILFSFVGGMLSLRYSPSKLFIIAVFWCLIALLLIAVNVTILGIILAFLFNTIVVTFSPLVAIKQQQNALQSISSVSTWWDLGAAIGAFVGIYAIELLGVQNLYLSLCMAGTILFMNYYIKNAKSSYTTI; this is encoded by the coding sequence TTGTTAGCAGCACAGACAAAAATTAATAAAAAAGAAAGCTCCTCATTTAGAGGAGCTTTACGTGCTAGTGGTGTCATGGCATTTGCAGGTTTAGGGGATGCGCTTCTATATCCTGTTTTACCTGTTTATGGAAAAGAATTAGGTTTTTCTGTTTTTTTTATTGGCGTATTGCTTTCTATAAATCGATTTGTTAGGATTCTTACAAATACGCATATCGCAAATCTGGTAAAACAAATAGGTATGCGAAACATGTTATTAATTACTTCTTCATTGGCTGTGATAACTACTTTTATGTATGGTTTAAAACTAGGATTAATCTCTTTTTTAATAGCCAGAATTCTTTGGGGATTAAGCTATTCAGGTTTAAAAATAGCAACACTTAAATATGCTTCACAAGCTAAAAAGAAAACGGGTTTGGCATTCGGGCTATCGCAAAGTATCAAATCACTTGGAGCATTATTTGTACTTTGGTTTGGACCAATTGTTATAATGGAGTATGGTATTCAAAATGGCTTGTTTATTGTCGCTTCTATTAGCTTGTTAGGGATTGTATTAGCATGTTCGTTGCCAATTATTGCCAATGAAAAGCCATACAATAAGGTTAGAAATAGAATAACATTCTATCCAAGCGCAATGAACCTTTTAGTACTAATACTATCTATTTCCATCGACGGCGTTTTGGTTGTTACATTAGCATATTTATTAAGTTCAAATAGTATGAGTTCAAGTCAATTACTCATGTTATTAGGTTTCTATCTATTGTTAAAAAGATTATTTGTAATTCTATTCTCGTTTGTAGGAGGGATGCTTTCTTTGCGTTATTCTCCATCAAAGTTATTTATAATTGCAGTTTTTTGGTGCTTAATAGCTTTACTTTTAATTGCAGTTAATGTTACAATATTGGGTATTATATTAGCTTTTTTGTTCAACACTATTGTAGTGACTTTTTCACCTTTAGTAGCTATTAAACAACAACAAAACGCTTTGCAGTCAATCTCTAGTGTTAGTACATGGTGGGATTTAGGTGCTGCCATTGGAGCTTTTGTGGGCATCTATGCTATCGAGCTTTTAGGAGTACAAAATCTATACCTATCTTTGTGTATGGCAGGCACTATTTTATTCATGAATTATTATATAAAAAATGCAAAATCAAGTTACACAACTATATAA